One Anatilimnocola floriformis genomic window, CTATGTCGCCGAGTTGCTCGCCGAACTGACCGACACGCACGACCCGCATCCCGAGCTTTTCGATGGTGCGAATCAGGCCCTGCTAGCGCTCGATGGCGAGGTGCCGCCAGCCACCGTCATTCTCTGGCTCGAAATGCTGGCACTCGCGCAGGTCGGTCATGCCCCGACGCTCGATCAATGCGCTGCTTGCAGTCGCGAGGTGGAAATCACGCCTCGCGTACCCTTCGGCTTGCTAGCAGGTGGGTTGCTCTGCGCGAATTGTCGCAGCGGCCAACGGCAGGTGGTCAGCGTGCGGGCCGAAACGATTCGCACCCTCAAGCAATTTGCGTCTACAGCGGAAAACTGGCAGCAATTGGTGGTGCCAGCAGCCGAGCGAGGCGAACTGCGCGGGCTGCTGAATAGCTACATCAACCACCTGACGGGACATCGCTTGCGCTTGCAACCTTTTCTGCATGGACTCACTGCGGCCGATCAGGTAAAAGACCGCCCCTGAACGTTTTCTGCACTCACCTGGGGACGGTATGCCAAGGACACGGATGTCCAAAATCGGCAACTTCGCCTGGCCGCTTTTGCTGGTCGCGCTGCCTGCTGCGCTGGGTTGCCAGTCGATCGTCCCACGGTCTACCAAGCCCGATCAGGTGGTGGTCGCGAAGGACATGTTCGACGAGTCCGATGATTCGATCGCTGGTGATGCCCTCGAATCGATCACTTGGGACGATTTCAAGCTCGATAATGTCAAACGGTTAGCTGCCAAAGCCACCGGCAATGGTCCGAATCGCAAGACTGCCAAAAATGAGTTCTTGAAGGCCGAAACGCTCTACAAGCAAGCGGCGGAAAAACCTGAGAACGAGCGCGCCGCGCTGTTTGCCCAGGCCGGTGCTGCTTACGTGGAAGCCGCCGACAAATGGCCTGGCTCGGCGCTCGAACAAGACGCGCTCTTCATGGCCGGCGAGAGCTATTTCTTCGCAGACTACTATCCCACCGCGAATGCCAACTACGAACGTCTGATCAAAGCCTTTCCCAACAGCCGTTATCTCGACACTATCGACCAGCGTCGGTTTGCCATCGCACGCTACTGGCTCGAAACTCAGCGTAAGAACCCCGAAAGCTGGTACGGGGTGAACATGTTCGATCAGCAACGTCCTTGGCGCGATACACACGGCAATGCACTGCGGGTGTACGACAAGATCCGCGTCGACGATCCGACCGGTCGGCTTGCCGATGACGCCACGATG contains:
- a CDS encoding tetratricopeptide repeat protein is translated as MSKIGNFAWPLLLVALPAALGCQSIVPRSTKPDQVVVAKDMFDESDDSIAGDALESITWDDFKLDNVKRLAAKATGNGPNRKTAKNEFLKAETLYKQAAEKPENERAALFAQAGAAYVEAADKWPGSALEQDALFMAGESYFFADYYPTANANYERLIKAFPNSRYLDTIDQRRFAIARYWLETQRKNPESWYGVNMFDQQRPWRDTHGNALRVYDKIRVDDPTGRLADDATMAAANEHFLNRKYEKADDYYSDLRKAYPTSEHQFNAHFSGMKAKLLSYLGPNYGGTALDEAEKLIKQMKRQFPKEYAAEQDYLDRAAAEIRYKKAEKLYNMAEYFYRRSEYGGATHYYQRVIKEYEDTPLAQKAQERIGETSGKPAKPQQYAPWLVDLLPKRDKIQRMLDSVDEYEKTHPRNSQGTSGNEILPASAQQPVGTGN
- the recO gene encoding DNA repair protein RecO, whose amino-acid sequence is MASEKSTGIVLRLVEFSETSLIVTMFTREFGKVTALAKGARRPKGPFESALDLLAVARIVFLRKSADVLDLLTEAKLDRRFRAAGRDLNRLYSAYYVAELLAELTDTHDPHPELFDGANQALLALDGEVPPATVILWLEMLALAQVGHAPTLDQCAACSREVEITPRVPFGLLAGGLLCANCRSGQRQVVSVRAETIRTLKQFASTAENWQQLVVPAAERGELRGLLNSYINHLTGHRLRLQPFLHGLTAADQVKDRP